Proteins encoded in a region of the Streptomyces sp. NBC_00310 genome:
- a CDS encoding peptidoglycan-binding protein translates to MGRLTPLAPAEDESSPHRDIRRTATGWRIRIGTFAVTAAMVSAGIMLGAGPASAALAPIRLTSASCPAEIVQGQTSGCVTELQNLLNAHGAGLVVDGQFGSATLYAVREYQAATAIAVDGRVGPATKSKLYATGGSAPAPVNLNSSSCPANIVQGTKGGCVTELQRLLIRHGYTVDVDGDFGAGTAGAVRSFQSAHGLTADGQVGTNTKRELYDTDEAPSTGLDLRSASCPENVVEGQSGGCVATLQSLLNGKGHSVDVDGSFGPQTLAAVKAFQSASGLSADGQVGPKTKAALYANIGGGGGNGAPAPINLNSASCPNEIVQGQHSGCVTELQSLLNHHGADLAVDGDFGSLTNSAVRDFQAEKGLSVDGHVGPNTKAALYGAVTPPSSPPPGGGYAKILDVAAAEADTVEGSARANSYGASVGLSLSTSNYAWCAAFVSWVTKQTGASSYRNSYVSGWVKQARAGNYHLSVTTNPQPGDIVAFDWNGGSDFTGGNAHIGIVRTVPGGSSFTTVEGNTSNPNGGGDGVYVKSRSTNSGYDVVFIRVR, encoded by the coding sequence ATGGGAAGACTCACCCCCCTCGCCCCCGCCGAAGACGAAAGCTCACCGCATCGCGACATCCGCCGCACCGCGACAGGGTGGCGCATCCGCATCGGGACCTTCGCAGTCACCGCCGCCATGGTCTCGGCCGGCATCATGCTCGGGGCCGGCCCCGCGTCGGCGGCTCTCGCCCCGATCAGGCTGACCTCCGCGTCCTGCCCCGCCGAGATCGTTCAGGGCCAGACCAGCGGCTGCGTCACGGAGTTGCAGAACCTGCTCAACGCGCACGGCGCCGGTCTGGTGGTGGACGGCCAGTTCGGCTCGGCCACGCTGTACGCGGTCCGTGAGTACCAGGCCGCCACCGCCATCGCCGTGGACGGCCGGGTGGGCCCCGCCACCAAGAGCAAGCTGTACGCGACCGGCGGCAGCGCGCCCGCCCCCGTCAACCTCAATTCCTCCTCCTGCCCCGCGAACATCGTCCAGGGCACCAAGGGCGGTTGCGTCACCGAACTCCAGCGGCTGCTCATCCGCCACGGCTACACGGTCGACGTGGACGGCGACTTCGGCGCCGGGACGGCCGGTGCCGTCCGCAGCTTCCAGTCCGCCCACGGCCTCACGGCCGACGGCCAGGTCGGCACGAACACCAAGCGGGAGCTGTACGACACCGACGAAGCGCCGTCGACCGGCCTGGACCTGAGGTCGGCGTCCTGCCCGGAGAACGTCGTGGAGGGACAGAGCGGCGGTTGCGTCGCCACGCTGCAGTCCCTGCTGAACGGCAAGGGCCACAGCGTCGACGTCGACGGCAGCTTCGGCCCACAGACCCTGGCGGCTGTGAAGGCGTTCCAGTCCGCGAGCGGCCTTTCCGCCGACGGTCAGGTCGGTCCGAAAACCAAGGCCGCCCTGTACGCGAACATCGGCGGTGGCGGCGGCAACGGCGCCCCCGCGCCGATCAACCTGAACTCCGCCTCCTGCCCGAACGAGATTGTGCAAGGGCAACACAGCGGCTGCGTCACCGAGTTGCAGAGCCTGCTCAACCACCACGGTGCCGATCTCGCCGTCGACGGCGACTTCGGTTCACTCACCAACAGCGCCGTCCGGGACTTCCAGGCCGAGAAGGGCCTGTCGGTCGACGGCCACGTGGGACCCAACACCAAGGCCGCGCTGTACGGTGCCGTCACCCCGCCGTCGTCTCCCCCGCCCGGCGGCGGCTACGCCAAGATCCTCGACGTGGCCGCGGCCGAGGCCGACACGGTCGAGGGCAGCGCCCGCGCCAACAGCTACGGCGCTTCCGTGGGACTTTCGCTGTCCACCAGCAACTACGCCTGGTGTGCGGCCTTCGTGAGCTGGGTGACCAAGCAGACCGGTGCCAGCTCCTACCGCAACTCCTATGTCTCGGGCTGGGTCAAGCAGGCCCGGGCTGGCAACTACCACCTGTCGGTGACCACCAACCCGCAGCCGGGTGACATCGTGGCCTTCGACTGGAACGGAGGCAGCGACTTCACCGGCGGCAACGCGCACATAGGCATCGTGCGCACGGTGCCCGGAGGGTCGTCCTTCA
- a CDS encoding peptidoglycan-binding domain-containing protein produces MRPNALGRTIAGLVAIAGLAAGSVATAGTSFAATATTAQTAAVAQPAAVAATQNFGLTAAEARNVQRFLADHWGYTGGIDGQLGTNSWKAFQRCLATYWGYTDAIDGDPGPNTIKALQRLLKDSYGYTGAIDGIAGSGTRAAFKRFAA; encoded by the coding sequence ATGCGACCGAACGCTCTGGGCAGGACCATCGCCGGCCTCGTCGCCATAGCCGGCCTCGCCGCCGGTAGTGTGGCGACGGCGGGCACCAGCTTCGCGGCGACCGCGACCACCGCGCAGACGGCGGCGGTCGCACAACCCGCCGCCGTGGCCGCGACGCAGAACTTCGGTCTGACCGCTGCCGAGGCCAGGAACGTCCAGAGGTTCCTCGCGGACCACTGGGGCTACACGGGCGGCATCGACGGCCAGCTCGGCACCAACAGCTGGAAGGCCTTCCAGCGCTGCCTCGCGACGTACTGGGGCTACACGGACGCCATCGACGGCGACCCCGGCCCCAACACCATCAAGGCGCTGCAGCGTCTGCTGAAGGACTCCTACGGCTACACGGGCGCCATCGACGGCATCGCCGGTTCGGGCACCCGGGCGGCGTTCAAGCGCTTCGCCGCCTGA